The following are encoded together in the Iodobacter fluviatilis genome:
- a CDS encoding phospholipase D-like domain-containing protein — protein sequence MHSKLLIADDRVAILGSANINDRSMMGDGDSELAVIIRDDSPVHIKLDGKNPVPVSLCVHQLRSKLWKKIFGLAGGETPASDLASVIEQPINPATWKRIQDIAQANLKAYQTAFLFTPQSDLKINSIWPTWDKTSMRMHSRRITGVRVKLNPLSLPLRALSIVGFKFGRVESRFSPALPHQTVHAIFPHTAFRCSSHQACADFQPAAVGNEYKPYRSFSTRLG from the coding sequence GTGCATAGCAAACTACTTATTGCAGATGACCGAGTTGCCATATTAGGCAGCGCCAATATAAATGATCGTAGCATGATGGGGGATGGTGATTCTGAATTGGCGGTGATTATTCGTGACGATAGCCCAGTACACATTAAACTAGATGGTAAAAACCCTGTGCCTGTTAGCCTGTGCGTCCATCAGCTGCGCAGCAAGCTCTGGAAAAAAATATTTGGTCTGGCAGGAGGAGAAACACCAGCCAGTGATTTAGCCTCAGTGATAGAGCAGCCTATAAATCCAGCAACCTGGAAGCGTATTCAAGACATCGCACAAGCTAATTTAAAAGCCTATCAAACCGCCTTTCTCTTTACGCCTCAGTCTGATCTAAAGATCAACTCTATTTGGCCTACATGGGATAAAACTAGCATGCGTATGCATAGCCGCAGAATAACTGGGGTCAGAGTAAAGTTAAATCCGCTTTCTTTGCCTCTAAGAGCATTAAGCATAGTAGGATTTAAATTTGGTAGAGTAGAGAGCAGGTTTTCACCTGCCCTCCCTCATCAAACCGTGCATGCGATTTTCCCGCACACGGCTTTCCGATGTTCTTCACATCAAGCATGCGCTGATTTCCAACCTGCTGCTGTCGGTAATGAATACAAACCGTATCGCTCATTTAGCACCCGCCTTGGATAA